Proteins from a single region of Aythya fuligula isolate bAytFul2 chromosome 3, bAytFul2.pri, whole genome shotgun sequence:
- the TPBG gene encoding trophoblast glycoprotein has protein sequence MRPEGKVPSRAGPPPPAGVGTGAGAGVGAMSGREAERGGALCLGLLLHVLLGCGSAQQPGGCPAGCECSEAAKTVKCVNGNLTEVPPDLPPYVRNLFITGNPLRRLPAGAFAAQRLAELGALNLSGNHLRVVEAGALSALPSLRQLDLSGNPLASLSPQAFGQGGSPLEELALRGALRDQGALLGLAALLQAGALRNLSRLELADNGLLLLPAGMFGALPALRHLDLSNNSLVGLRNVSFQGLGQLQSLNLSDNSLGVLRNGTLAQWRGLPALRRIGFGRNAWVCDCAIEDLVAWLKESDQVEGKEALTCAHPEKMQGKALLKINASDLNCSVPIDLPSQLQTSYVFLGIVLALIGAIFLLVLYLNRKGIKKWMHNIRDACRDHMEGYHYRYEINADPRLTNLSSNSDV, from the coding sequence ATGCGCCCGGAGGGGAAGGTCCCGTCGCGggccgggccgccgccgcccgccggtGTCGGAACCGGAGCAGGAGCCGGAGTCGGAGCGATGTCGGGGCGCGAAGCCGAGCGCGGCGGGGCGctgtgcctggggctgctgctgcacgtCCTGCTGGGCTGCGGCTCGGCTCAGCAGCCCGGCGGCTGCCCGGCCGGCTGCGAGTGCTCGGAGGCGGCCAAGACGGTGAAGTGCGTGAACGGCAACCTGACGGAGGTGCCGCCCGACCTGCCGCCCTACGTGCGCAACCTCTTCATCACCGGCAACCCGCTGCGCCGCCTGCCCGCCGGCGCCTTCGCCGCCCAGCGCCTGGCCGAGCTGGGCGCCCTCAACCTCAGCGGCAACCACCTGCGGGTGGTGGAGGCCGGCGCCCTCTcggctctgccctccctgcgGCAGCTGGACCTCAGCGGCAACCCGCTGGCGTCCCTCAGCCCGCAGGCTTTCGGCCAAGGCGGCAGCCcgctggaggagctggccctCCGCGGGGCTCTGCGCGACCAgggagccctgctggggctggccgccctgctgcaggcaggggccCTGCGCAACCTCAGCCGCCTGGAGCTGGCCGATaacgggctgctgctgctgcccgccgGCATGTTCGGCGCCCTGCCCGCCCTGCGGCACCTGGACCTCAGCAACAACTCGCTGGTGGGGCTGCGGAACGTCTCCTTCCAGGGGCTGGGCCAGCTGCAGAGCCTCAACCTCAGCGACAACTCGCTGGGCGTGCTGAGGAACGGGACCCTGGCCCAGTGGCGCGGGCTGCCCGCCCTGCGGCGCATCGGCTTCGGCCGCAACGCCTGGGTCTGCGACTGCGCCATCGAGGACCTGGTGGCCTGGCTCAAGGAGAGCGACCAGGTCGAGGGCAAGGAGGCCCTGACCTGCGCCCACCCCGAGAAGATGCAGGGCAAAGCCCTGCTGAAGATCAATGCCTCAGACCTGAACTGCTCCGTGCCCATAGACCTGCCTTCCCAGCTACAGACTTCCTACGTCTTCTTAGGGATAGTCTTGGCTCTCATCGGGGCCATCTTTCTCCTGGTTTTGTACTTGAACCGAAAAGGAATCAAAAAGTGGATGCACAACATCCGAGATGCCTGTAGGGATCACATGGAGGGATATCACTACAGATACGAAATCAATGCCGACCCCAGGTTAACAAACCTCAGCTCCAACTCGGATGTCTGA